The following are encoded together in the Ovis aries strain OAR_USU_Benz2616 breed Rambouillet chromosome 15, ARS-UI_Ramb_v3.0, whole genome shotgun sequence genome:
- the LOC132657820 gene encoding uncharacterized protein LOC132657820: MGENVSPDPESGGQWSPFGKVTLGNRTTVTRDKPSSVFSADICSSSVCRLSLCASAVLAVCAFIVDVATMGQSYSTPLSVMTDHSSDFKSKARNLSLLVKKSKLKTLCSSEWLTFQVGWPPEGTFGLPVIQAVKEKIMAPDPRGHPDQAPYILVWENLVEDPPVWLKHFIHNPPSASVPQVLVMESSKEENREARESRKKPILQESSLHPSLIDLDTEISPPPYIPPPLLPQVPQVSSGEQRGNSEPSAPQQEEGASPGNSRKDPRGRGLV, encoded by the coding sequence ATGGGGGAAAACGTTTCTCCTGATCCTGAGTCTGGTGGGCAGTGGTCGCCCTTCGGTAAGGTAACTTTGGGGAACAGGACAACAGTAACCCGGGATAAACCTAGTTCAGTATTTTCCGCCGATATTTGTTCGTCTTCTGTCTGCCGCTTGTCTCTGTGTGCCAGCGCCGTGCTTGCTGTTTGTGCATTTATTGTGGATGTTGCCACCATGGGTCAAAGTTATTCTACACCGCTATCTGTAATGACTGACCATTCTTCCGATTTTAAGTCCAAGGCTCGGAATCTATCCCTGCTAGTAAAGAAGAGCAAGCTAAAAACCCTATGCTCATCTGAGTGGCTGACATTTCAGGTCGGCTGGCCGCCGGAGGGAACTTTTGGGCTGCCGGTCATCCAGGCTGTTAAAGAAAAGATAATGGCTCCTGACCCTCGGGGCCATCCGGACCAAGCTCCTTACattctggtctgggaaaatctAGTAGAAGACCCTCCCGTCTGGCTGAAACACTTTATTCACAACCCCCCCAGTGCTTCTGTTCCACAGGTCCTGGTCATGGAGAGCTCTAAGGAAGAAAACCGGGAGGCACGGGAGAGCCGGAAGAAACCGATACTCCAAGAATCTTCCCTACACCCTAGTCTGATTGATTTAGACACTGAAATCTCGCCTCCCCCGTATATCCCGCCACCCTTGCTCCCGCAGGTACCTCAGGTGTCGTCCGGAGAACAAAGAGGGAACTCAGAACCCTCGGCTCCGCAGCAGGAAGAGGGGGCCAGCCCAGGGAACTCGCGGAAGGACCCGAGGGGGCGGGGACTCGTCTGA
- the LOC101114303 gene encoding olfactory receptor 226, whose product MTDTMERKNQSGRVSEFVLLGFPAPVPLRALLFALSLLAYVLVLTENILIIVAIRNYPSLHKPMYFFLANMSFLEIWYVTVTIPKMLAGFIGSRRGHGQLISFEGCMTQLYFFLGLGCTECVLLAVMAYDRYVAICHPLHYPVIVSGQLCVQLAAGSWAGGFGISMVKVFLISRLSYCGPNIINHFFCDVSPLLNLSCTDMSTAELTDFVLAIFILLGPLSVTGASYMAITSAVMRIPSAAGRHKAFSTCASHLTVVVIFYAASIFIYARPKALSAFDTNKLVSVLYAVIVPLLNPIIYCLRNQEVKRALRHTLHLHQGHDAN is encoded by the coding sequence ATGACCGACACCATGGAGAGGAAGAACCAGAGTGGGAGAGTGAGTGAGTTTGTgttgctgggcttcccagctCCGGTACCACTGCGGGCACTATTATTTGCGCTTTCTCTGTTAGCCTATGTGTTGGTGCTGACTGAGAACATACTCATCATTGTGGCAATCAGGAACTACCCCAGCCTCCACAAAcccatgtatttctttctggctaaTATGTCCTTCCTGGAGATTTGGTACGTGACCGTCACTATTCCCAAGATGCTAGCTGGCTTTATTGGATCCAGACGGGGCCATGGACAGCTAATCTCCTTTGAGGGCTGCATGACGCAGCTCTACTTTTTCCTGGGCCTGGGCTGCACTGAGTGTGTCCTCCTTGCAGTTATGGCTTATgatcgctatgtggccatctgccatCCTCTCCACTACCCTGTTATTGTCAGTGGCCAGCTGTGTGTGCAGCTGGCAGCTGGCTCCTGGGCTGGAGGTTTTGGCATTTCCATGGTCaaagtttttctcatttctcGCCTCTCTTACTGTGGCCCCAACATTATCAACCACTTTTTCTGTGATGTCTCTCCATTGCTCAACCTTTCATGCACTGACATGTCCACAGCAGAGCTTACAGACTTTGTCCTGGCCATTTTTATCCTACTGGGGCCACTCTCTGTCACTGGAGCCTCCTACATGGCCATCACCAGTGCTGTGATGCGCATTCCCTCCGCTGCTGGGCGCCATAAAGCCTTTTCCACCTGTGCCTCTCACCTTACCGTGGTGGTCATCTTCTATGCAGCCAGTATCTTCATCTATGCCCGCCCAAAGGCACTCTCAGCTTTTGACACCAACAAGCTGGTGTCTGTGCTTTATGCTGTCATTGTACCACTGCTCAACCCCATCATTTACTGCCTGCGCAACCAAGAAGTAAAGAGAGCCTTACGCCATACTCTACACCTGCACCAGGGTCATGACGCTAACTAA